One genomic window of Octopus bimaculoides isolate UCB-OBI-ISO-001 chromosome 2, ASM119413v2, whole genome shotgun sequence includes the following:
- the LOC106874247 gene encoding histone H1-delta, which produces MSDAAAPAAPAPAAPKAKKAKKVKKTSSHPPYSDMIKEAIVKSGERKGLSRQAIVKYIGANYSVSIQDNVVLKQIKMAIRRGVANNTLKQPRGTGASGSFKVAGKKEETKKKKPTTSKPKVKKVKPAAKKGGAKKAKKSTPKKAAKKTATKTKSPKKAKKTTVKKPAVKKTAVKKTAPKKKPVKKGAAKKK; this is translated from the coding sequence ATGTCTGATGCTGCTGCACCAGCCGCTCCCGCTCCCGCTGCTCCCAAAGCTAAAAAAGCAAAGAAGGTAAAGAAAACTTCGAGCCATCCTCCCTACAGTGATATGATTAAGGAAGCCATTGTGAAGAGCGGAGAAAGAAAGGGTCTCTCTCGCCAGGCGATCGTCAAATACATTGGTGCCAACTACAGCGTATCTATCCAAGATAATGTCGtcctgaaacaaattaaaatggcGATTAGGAGAGGTGTCGCCAACAATACTCTGAAACAGCCGAGAGGAACTGGAGCTTCTGGTTCTTTTAAAGTTGCTGGTAAAAAAGAAGAGACCAAGAAGAAGAAGCCGACAACTTCTAAACCAAAAGTGAAGAAAGTTAAGCCAGCCGCTAAGAAAGGTGGCGccaagaaagcaaagaaaagcaCACCAAAGAAGGCAGCTAAGAAAACAGCCACGAAAACTAAAAGCCCAAAGAAAGCTAAGAAGACAACTGTTAAGAAACCCGCTGTTAAGAAAACCGCCGTTAAGAAAACCGCCCCCAAGAAGAAGCCTGTCAAGAAGGGTGCAGCCAAGAAAAAGTAA